In Nitrobacteraceae bacterium AZCC 1564, the following proteins share a genomic window:
- a CDS encoding TRAP-type C4-dicarboxylate transport system substrate-binding protein (product_source=COG1638; cleavage_site_network=SignalP-noTM; cog=COG1638; pfam=PF03480): MLTRRHVLASALAAPAILRLSAAQAATTLKISHQFPGGTIDKGDFRDRLTRMFAAEVNKRSGGDIVAEVYPGSSLIKTNAQFSAMRKGALDMSLYPLPYAGGELPETNIGLMPGLVPTYDIGLSWKTKPVGKALTDFLADKGIMMISWVWQAGGVASRTRPLVAPEDAKGMKVRGGSREMDMVLQTAGAAVLSVPSNEIYAAMQTGACDAGITSSTSLISFRLEEVAKHLTSGAGQSYWFMLEPLMMSKAIFDKLPKNHQDIILAVGAELEAFGKKGAQDDDVEVAKVYEKAGAKVSELDAATVGKWRDIARDTAWKDYSKKTANCANLMKLATDAAA, translated from the coding sequence ATGCTCACGCGCCGTCATGTTCTTGCATCAGCGCTTGCCGCGCCGGCTATCTTGCGTTTGAGTGCTGCGCAGGCCGCAACGACGCTTAAAATCTCCCACCAGTTTCCGGGGGGCACGATCGACAAGGGCGATTTCCGCGACAGGCTTACGCGGATGTTCGCAGCCGAAGTGAACAAGCGCAGCGGCGGGGACATCGTCGCCGAAGTTTATCCCGGCTCGTCCCTGATCAAGACCAACGCCCAGTTTTCGGCCATGCGCAAGGGCGCGCTCGATATGAGCCTCTATCCCCTTCCTTATGCCGGCGGCGAATTACCCGAAACGAATATCGGCCTGATGCCGGGTCTGGTTCCGACTTATGACATTGGCCTGAGCTGGAAAACGAAGCCCGTCGGCAAGGCCCTCACCGACTTCCTCGCGGACAAGGGCATCATGATGATTTCCTGGGTTTGGCAGGCAGGCGGTGTCGCCAGCCGTACGCGTCCACTGGTTGCGCCTGAGGACGCAAAGGGCATGAAGGTGCGCGGCGGTTCACGCGAAATGGACATGGTTCTCCAGACGGCTGGCGCCGCCGTGCTGTCGGTGCCATCCAATGAAATCTACGCGGCGATGCAGACCGGTGCATGCGATGCCGGCATCACCTCTTCAACCAGCCTGATCTCATTCCGGCTCGAGGAAGTTGCGAAGCACCTCACCTCCGGCGCAGGTCAATCCTACTGGTTCATGCTCGAGCCGCTGATGATGTCGAAGGCCATCTTCGACAAACTCCCAAAAAATCATCAGGACATCATCCTCGCCGTTGGTGCTGAACTTGAAGCCTTTGGCAAGAAAGGCGCTCAGGACGACGACGTCGAAGTCGCCAAGGTCTATGAGAAGGCTGGCGCGAAGGTCAGCGAGCTGGATGCCGCAACGGTTGGCAAGTGGCGAGATATCGCCCGCGATACGGCCTGGAAGGACTATTCCAAAAAAACGGCCAATTGCGCCAATCTCATGAAGCTGGCGACCGACGCAGCCGCATGA
- a CDS encoding tripartite ATP-independent transporter DctM subunit (product_source=TIGR00786; cog=COG1593; pfam=PF06808; tigrfam=TIGR00786; transmembrane_helix_parts=Outside_1_14,TMhelix_15_37,Inside_38_56,TMhelix_57_74,Outside_75_93,TMhelix_94_116,Inside_117_136,TMhelix_137_159,Outside_160_173,TMhelix_174_196,Inside_197_232,TMhelix_233_255,Outside_256_259,TMhelix_260_279,Inside_280_297,TMhelix_298_320,Outside_321_334,TMhelix_335_357,Inside_358_368,TMhelix_369_391,Outside_392_412,TMhelix_413_435,Inside_436_452), producing the protein MTVFGIGISYGLATLLVMFSGMPIAFALGAVAVVFMAIYMPSASLDTVTQNVYEEMASITLLSIPLFILKGAAIGKSRAGQDLYSALHAWLHKVPGGLGVANVFACALFAAMAGSSPATCSAIGSAGIPEMRKRGYSGGFAAGIIAAGGTLGILLPPSITMILFAVAAEKSLGRLFLAGIGPGLLLVSLFGGYAVFRFRKEYAAAKEAYEKTGKTDAILVHDDFTMAERFNALPRVLPFVILLTGVMIALYGGYATPSETAGLGGLLALLLIAFIYGVWKPSDLSPILTSTIKESTMLMLIIGMSLLYSYVMSYLTISQSAASAIVAMHLPKWELLAAILGMTIVLGFFLPPVSIILMTAPIILPPLRAAGFDIIWFGIVLTIVMEMGLIHPPVGLNIFVIRNVAPDIPLSEVIWGTLPFVLLMAFAVLLLCFFPQISTWLPDMIMGPDGSR; encoded by the coding sequence ATGACCGTTTTTGGAATTGGGATCAGCTACGGTCTCGCCACCCTGCTGGTGATGTTTTCCGGCATGCCGATTGCGTTCGCGCTCGGCGCCGTCGCCGTAGTGTTCATGGCGATCTACATGCCATCCGCTTCCCTCGATACCGTGACCCAAAACGTCTACGAGGAGATGGCCTCGATTACGCTGCTGTCGATCCCGCTGTTCATCCTGAAAGGCGCCGCGATCGGAAAATCCCGCGCCGGACAGGACCTTTACTCCGCGCTGCACGCGTGGTTGCACAAGGTTCCCGGCGGGCTGGGTGTCGCGAACGTCTTTGCCTGCGCATTGTTCGCAGCCATGGCCGGGTCTTCCCCTGCGACCTGTTCGGCGATCGGGTCCGCCGGCATTCCCGAGATGCGCAAGCGTGGCTATTCGGGCGGATTTGCTGCCGGCATCATCGCGGCTGGAGGCACGCTTGGCATCCTGCTGCCCCCTTCAATCACCATGATCCTTTTCGCCGTTGCTGCTGAGAAGTCACTCGGGCGGCTATTTTTGGCAGGCATCGGCCCGGGTCTGCTGTTGGTCAGCCTGTTCGGCGGCTATGCGGTGTTCCGTTTCCGGAAGGAATATGCCGCCGCCAAGGAAGCCTACGAAAAAACCGGCAAGACGGACGCCATTCTTGTCCATGATGATTTCACCATGGCAGAACGCTTCAACGCTCTGCCGCGCGTGCTGCCTTTCGTTATCCTGCTCACCGGCGTCATGATCGCCTTGTACGGCGGCTATGCGACTCCTTCGGAGACCGCTGGACTTGGCGGCTTGCTTGCGCTGCTCTTGATTGCATTCATCTACGGTGTGTGGAAACCAAGCGACCTGTCGCCGATCCTTACGTCGACAATCAAAGAATCGACCATGCTGATGCTGATCATCGGCATGTCGCTCCTTTATTCCTATGTGATGAGCTATCTCACCATCTCACAATCGGCCGCCAGCGCTATTGTGGCGATGCATTTGCCAAAGTGGGAATTGCTCGCCGCAATCCTCGGCATGACGATTGTGCTGGGCTTTTTTCTGCCGCCGGTGTCCATCATCCTGATGACTGCGCCGATCATTCTCCCGCCGCTTCGTGCTGCAGGCTTCGACATCATCTGGTTTGGCATCGTACTGACCATCGTGATGGAAATGGGATTGATCCATCCACCGGTCGGACTGAATATCTTTGTCATCCGCAATGTCGCCCCCGACATTCCGCTCAGTGAGGTGATCTGGGGCACGCTACCATTCGTGCTGCTGATGGCCTTCGCCGTCCTGCTGCTATGCTTCTTCCCTCAAATCTCAACATGGCTGCCGGATATGATCATGGGACCTGACGGCAGCCGATAG
- a CDS encoding TRAP-type C4-dicarboxylate transport system permease small subunit (product_source=COG3090; cog=COG3090; pfam=PF04290; superfamily=81442; transmembrane_helix_parts=Inside_1_34,TMhelix_35_57,Outside_58_71,TMhelix_72_89,Inside_90_109,TMhelix_110_128,Outside_129_155,TMhelix_156_178,Inside_179_184) — protein MTHGLVDDRRAPVEPASSNPLVAGVVRALAICNRIILIIASLALVLACLILSYSVVSRTLFHAATYWQDEAAVFLLVGATFMTSAFVQSQRGHIGIEAFVHLLSPRMNRIRLTLVDIASLAFCAFFTWKSWTLTHEAYVDGQVSNSIWSPPLAIPYALMAAGMTLLCVQIALQVVLSFGKAHRS, from the coding sequence ATGACGCACGGTCTGGTCGATGATCGGCGCGCGCCGGTCGAGCCCGCCTCAAGCAATCCGCTTGTGGCGGGCGTAGTCCGTGCGCTTGCCATCTGCAACCGCATCATTCTCATCATTGCGTCCCTGGCGCTTGTCCTCGCATGTCTGATCCTCAGCTACAGCGTCGTGTCGCGAACGCTCTTTCATGCAGCCACCTACTGGCAGGATGAAGCCGCGGTGTTCCTGCTTGTCGGAGCAACCTTCATGACCTCGGCGTTCGTGCAAAGCCAACGCGGCCACATCGGCATTGAGGCCTTCGTGCATCTGCTGTCTCCCCGAATGAACCGGATCCGGCTGACGCTGGTGGATATCGCGAGCCTCGCCTTCTGTGCTTTCTTCACTTGGAAGTCATGGACCTTGACTCATGAGGCGTACGTCGATGGTCAGGTTTCGAATTCGATCTGGAGCCCACCGCTGGCAATTCCCTATGCGCTCATGGCCGCCGGCATGACGCTGCTATGCGTGCAGATCGCTCTGCAAGTTGTTCTGTCGTTCGGCAAGGCCCACCGATCATGA
- a CDS encoding serine phosphatase RsbU (regulator of sigma subunit) (product_source=COG2208; cath_funfam=3.40.50.620; cog=COG2208; pfam=PF20089) has protein sequence MGFKEPSFLDRQTAARNARKDILEKFKAQPGPDDPAALKRAAERQEVAARREEARKAREAAKAEQKAREAAQAAQAAAEALRLQAEKEAAEAELKAQQKAARDARYAARKARKK, from the coding sequence ATGGGATTCAAAGAACCTAGTTTCCTCGACCGGCAGACTGCCGCTCGGAACGCAAGAAAGGACATTCTCGAGAAATTTAAAGCACAACCAGGTCCGGACGATCCCGCGGCTTTGAAGCGCGCTGCTGAACGACAGGAAGTCGCTGCCCGACGTGAGGAGGCCCGGAAGGCTCGCGAAGCGGCCAAGGCCGAACAAAAGGCTCGGGAAGCGGCGCAAGCAGCACAGGCTGCTGCCGAGGCCTTGCGGCTCCAGGCCGAAAAGGAAGCTGCAGAAGCCGAACTCAAGGCTCAACAGAAAGCTGCGCGTGACGCACGATACGCCGCGCGCAAGGCCAGAAAAAAATAG
- a CDS encoding uncharacterized protein YfaS (alpha-2-macroglobulin family) (product_source=COG2373; cleavage_site_network=SignalP-noTM; cog=COG2373; ko=KO:K06894; pfam=PF00207,PF01835,PF07703,PF11974,PF17962,PF17972,PF17973; smart=SM01359,SM01360,SM01419; superfamily=48239,48452,49373), whose amino-acid sequence MTGLVRAFTVCAALVLGLVSAQAADKAFKRDDLADAAVRLETQIKTEAGIINKSAAALKSDTDAAVKRNDLRGALQLAGQTVAIAPEDGSNWLRLARTIVQLRPSDTRERTFLQERASTAAYIAYLRASNANDEASALAVLGNVLSERKLWRPALDALRLSLDQRETADVRGQYEKLRDDHGFRLMDYSVDSDSASPRACFQFSEDLAKRTDYGPFVSLAGTDKPALTSEDKQLCVEGLKHGERYTINLRAGLPSTVRESLPKSAEFNIYVRDRKPFVRFTSRAYVLPRTGQRGIPLVSVNTPAVSVNIFRIGDRNLINSVLGSDFQRALSTYELSELGNEKGVKVWTGEVATAPTLNADVVTAFPVDQAVGEMQPGVYVMTAAAKGPGASNDEDSGSLATQWFIVSDLGLTAYSGNDGVHVFINSLATTEPTSGAEVRLVARNNEILATKKTDAAGHVLFEAGLARGEGGLSPALLSVSGAKGDYAFLSLKSNAFDLSDRGVSGRTVPVGLDAFVYAERGVYRSGETVYLTALLRDGKGNAASGTPLTLVVERPDGVEFRRAVVPDQGAGGHSLTLPLNSAVPTGTWRVRAFTDPKASSIGETTFMVEDYVADRIEFTLSSKAEKISPEVPAELEVDGRFLYGAPASGLSLEGDMLVAPASGRPGFYGYQFGVADEGTSSNERTPLEDLPEADANGKATFKVSLAKAPSSTRPQEAQIFIRMVETGGRAVERKITLPIAPNDNMIGVKPLFDGKSVAEGDPAKFDVVFASPEGKTLARSNLRYELLKIESRYQWYRQGSSWDYEPVKSTKRVADGGVDVAADKPARIQVSPEPGRYRLDVKSTDADGPLTSVQFNVGWYFESSADTPDMLEMSIDKPDYQSGDTMVVSVNARTAGKLTINVLGDRLLTTQSVDVKEGTSKVNIPIGKDWGTGAYVVATLRRPLDAAAQRMPGRAIGLEWFGIDRSERTLKVSLAPPALVRPNTTLKVPVKIDGLNPGEDAKIVVAAVDVGILNLTNYKPPEPDEYFLGQRSMTAEIRDLYGQLIDGMQGARGQIRTGGDSASAELQGSPPTQKPLALYSGIVTVGADGKAEVTFDIPEFAGTARLMAVAWTATKVGRANTDVTVRDPVVLTATLPRFLLNGDHGTMNFDLDNVEGAAGDYVISVKATGPVKLTGNPATTVRLAAKQRSSAALALDAGGAGQAKLDVNIKGPEGLTLARHYTLDVKPATQILARRSVRSLAKGESLTLTSDVFNDLVQGTGGVQLSVGLSTALDAATILKALDRYPFGCSEQITSRAMPLLYVNDLAVEAHLAMDTAVDQRIKDAIDRLLARQGSNGSFGLWSAGGDDAWLDAYVTDFLTRAREKGFVVPDVLFKTALDRIRNSVVNAEEPEKDGGRNLAYGLYVLAKNGTAPIGDLRYLADTKLKDIATPIAKAQLAAALALVGDRSRAERVYAAAVESLNPKPVLQFGRTDYGSSLRDAAALVSLAGEGSAPRATLNLAVQRVEAARGLTPFTSTQENAWLVLASRALAKEANALSLSIDGQQVTTALYRNYRSTDLAGKTITLTNNGDATVQAVVSVTGAPITPEPAASNGFKLERNYFTLDGKPADPSRAKQNDRFAVVLKVTEASPQYGQIMVVDYLPAGFEIDNPKLVSSGDSGTLNWIEDGAQPTNSEFRDDRFSASFERHSNDKAVFTVAYVVRAVSPGKYVLPQAYVEDMYNPSRYGRTGTGTVEVRAAK is encoded by the coding sequence ATGACTGGTCTGGTTCGCGCCTTCACGGTTTGCGCCGCGTTGGTGCTCGGTCTTGTTTCGGCGCAGGCTGCCGACAAAGCTTTCAAGCGCGACGACCTGGCAGACGCAGCCGTCCGGCTCGAGACTCAGATCAAAACCGAGGCGGGGATTATCAACAAGAGCGCTGCAGCGCTCAAATCCGATACCGATGCGGCCGTCAAGCGCAACGATTTGCGCGGCGCGTTGCAGCTCGCTGGACAGACCGTCGCCATTGCGCCGGAGGATGGCAGCAACTGGCTCCGGCTCGCGCGTACGATCGTTCAGCTCCGCCCGTCGGATACGAGGGAGCGCACCTTCCTCCAGGAGCGGGCCTCCACGGCGGCGTATATCGCTTACCTGCGCGCATCCAACGCCAACGATGAGGCCAGCGCTCTCGCGGTGTTGGGGAACGTCCTGTCGGAACGCAAGCTGTGGCGGCCAGCTCTCGACGCCCTGCGCCTGTCGCTCGATCAGCGAGAGACCGCCGACGTGCGAGGCCAGTACGAGAAGCTGCGCGACGATCACGGTTTCCGTTTGATGGATTACTCTGTGGACTCGGACTCTGCTTCGCCGCGGGCCTGTTTCCAGTTCTCTGAAGATCTCGCCAAACGCACTGACTATGGCCCGTTCGTCTCCCTTGCCGGCACTGACAAGCCCGCTTTGACATCGGAAGACAAGCAGCTCTGCGTCGAAGGTCTCAAGCATGGCGAGCGCTACACCATCAATCTGCGCGCGGGGCTGCCGTCGACTGTCCGGGAATCTCTGCCGAAATCCGCTGAGTTCAACATCTATGTGCGCGACCGCAAACCGTTCGTGCGCTTCACAAGCCGCGCGTATGTGCTGCCGCGTACGGGTCAGCGCGGCATTCCATTGGTGAGCGTCAATACACCAGCGGTGTCCGTGAATATCTTCCGGATCGGCGACCGCAATCTGATCAATTCTGTGCTGGGCAGTGATTTCCAGCGCGCGCTATCGACCTATGAATTATCAGAGCTCGGCAATGAGAAAGGCGTCAAAGTCTGGACAGGCGAAGTCGCAACCGCACCGACCTTGAATGCCGACGTCGTCACTGCCTTCCCGGTCGATCAGGCTGTCGGCGAAATGCAGCCGGGCGTTTACGTCATGACGGCTGCCGCAAAGGGCCCAGGCGCGTCGAACGATGAGGACTCCGGTTCTCTGGCGACGCAGTGGTTCATCGTGTCCGATCTTGGCCTGACGGCCTATTCGGGGAACGATGGCGTGCACGTCTTCATCAACTCGCTCGCAACCACGGAGCCGACGTCTGGCGCCGAGGTGCGGCTAGTCGCCCGTAACAACGAGATTCTGGCGACGAAGAAGACCGATGCCGCGGGCCATGTTCTGTTCGAAGCCGGGCTGGCGCGCGGCGAGGGCGGTCTTTCGCCGGCGCTGTTGTCGGTCAGCGGCGCCAAGGGCGACTACGCATTCCTCAGCCTCAAATCGAACGCTTTCGATCTGTCCGATCGTGGTGTTTCAGGGCGCACTGTCCCGGTCGGTCTCGACGCCTTTGTCTATGCCGAGCGCGGTGTCTACCGTTCAGGCGAGACGGTTTATCTCACCGCGCTGCTGCGGGATGGCAAGGGTAACGCTGCGAGCGGTACACCCCTAACGTTGGTGGTCGAGCGTCCCGACGGTGTCGAATTCCGTCGCGCGGTCGTTCCCGACCAGGGCGCAGGCGGACATAGTCTGACGCTGCCGCTGAATTCAGCCGTCCCCACCGGGACGTGGCGGGTGCGGGCGTTCACTGATCCCAAAGCTTCGTCCATCGGCGAGACCACCTTTATGGTGGAGGACTATGTTGCTGACCGTATCGAATTCACGCTCTCTTCCAAGGCAGAAAAGATAAGCCCTGAAGTTCCTGCGGAACTTGAGGTCGATGGACGATTCCTCTACGGCGCTCCGGCGTCTGGGCTTTCCCTTGAAGGCGACATGCTTGTCGCGCCGGCATCCGGCCGTCCCGGCTTTTATGGCTATCAGTTTGGCGTTGCCGATGAGGGAACGTCGAGCAATGAGCGGACACCGCTTGAAGATCTTCCGGAGGCTGACGCCAACGGCAAGGCAACCTTCAAGGTGAGCCTCGCGAAGGCGCCATCTTCGACCCGCCCGCAAGAGGCTCAGATATTTATCCGCATGGTGGAGACCGGTGGACGCGCAGTCGAGCGGAAGATCACGCTGCCTATCGCCCCGAACGACAACATGATCGGCGTGAAACCTCTGTTCGACGGCAAGAGCGTCGCGGAAGGCGATCCGGCCAAATTCGACGTGGTCTTTGCTTCCCCCGAAGGCAAGACGCTGGCGCGTAGCAATCTGCGCTATGAGCTGCTGAAAATTGAGTCTCGCTATCAATGGTATCGGCAGGGATCTTCCTGGGATTATGAGCCGGTCAAATCCACCAAACGGGTAGCCGACGGCGGTGTGGACGTTGCCGCCGACAAACCGGCTCGTATTCAGGTCTCGCCCGAACCGGGACGATACCGGCTCGACGTCAAATCGACTGACGCCGACGGCCCGCTGACATCAGTTCAGTTTAACGTGGGTTGGTATTTTGAAAGCAGTGCCGATACTCCGGATATGCTGGAAATGTCGATCGACAAGCCGGATTATCAATCCGGCGACACCATGGTCGTTTCGGTCAACGCGCGTACCGCGGGTAAGCTGACCATCAATGTCCTCGGCGATCGTTTGCTCACCACGCAAAGTGTGGACGTCAAGGAAGGGACCAGCAAGGTCAACATTCCAATCGGCAAAGATTGGGGCACAGGTGCTTACGTGGTTGCCACGCTGCGCCGGCCGCTCGACGCAGCAGCCCAGCGCATGCCGGGACGGGCCATTGGTCTGGAATGGTTTGGGATCGACCGGTCTGAGCGGACGCTCAAGGTCAGTCTCGCGCCGCCGGCGCTTGTTCGCCCGAACACGACGTTAAAGGTTCCTGTGAAGATTGATGGCCTCAACCCAGGCGAGGATGCAAAAATCGTCGTTGCCGCGGTCGATGTCGGCATCCTCAATCTGACGAACTACAAGCCGCCAGAGCCCGACGAGTATTTTCTCGGCCAGCGCAGCATGACCGCCGAGATCCGCGACCTCTATGGGCAGCTTATCGACGGCATGCAGGGCGCGCGTGGTCAGATCCGGACGGGCGGTGACTCTGCCAGCGCCGAGCTGCAGGGCAGCCCTCCGACGCAGAAGCCGCTCGCGCTCTATTCCGGCATCGTGACGGTCGGCGCCGACGGTAAGGCAGAGGTGACATTCGACATCCCTGAGTTTGCCGGTACAGCACGGCTGATGGCCGTCGCCTGGACGGCCACCAAGGTCGGTCGTGCCAATACTGATGTCACCGTGCGCGATCCGGTGGTGCTGACTGCGACGTTGCCGCGTTTCCTGCTCAACGGTGACCACGGCACCATGAATTTCGACCTTGATAACGTCGAAGGCGCGGCAGGTGACTACGTCATCAGCGTTAAGGCTACCGGACCCGTCAAGCTGACTGGGAATCCAGCAACGACGGTGCGGCTTGCAGCGAAGCAACGCAGCTCCGCGGCTCTTGCTCTTGATGCTGGCGGAGCCGGGCAGGCGAAGCTGGACGTTAACATCAAGGGACCCGAGGGGCTCACACTCGCGCGCCACTACACGCTTGATGTGAAGCCTGCGACCCAGATCCTGGCGCGCCGTTCGGTGCGGAGTCTGGCGAAAGGCGAAAGCCTGACCCTGACCTCGGACGTGTTCAATGATCTGGTGCAGGGCACCGGCGGCGTGCAGCTTTCCGTCGGACTGTCGACAGCACTCGATGCTGCGACGATCCTGAAGGCACTGGATCGCTATCCGTTCGGATGCTCCGAACAGATCACCAGCCGTGCGATGCCGCTGCTGTATGTCAACGACCTTGCGGTGGAGGCGCATCTGGCCATGGACACTGCTGTCGATCAGCGCATCAAGGATGCCATCGACCGGTTGCTGGCACGGCAGGGCTCCAACGGATCATTCGGACTGTGGTCGGCCGGTGGTGATGATGCCTGGCTCGATGCGTACGTAACCGACTTTCTCACGCGGGCCCGCGAGAAGGGGTTTGTGGTCCCTGATGTGCTGTTCAAGACAGCGCTTGACCGCATCCGTAACTCGGTGGTCAACGCCGAGGAGCCGGAGAAGGATGGTGGCCGCAATCTCGCCTACGGTCTCTATGTGCTGGCAAAGAACGGCACGGCGCCCATCGGCGATCTGCGGTATCTTGCAGATACCAAGCTGAAGGACATCGCGACGCCGATCGCGAAGGCGCAGCTTGCAGCCGCACTTGCACTGGTCGGTGACCGGTCGCGGGCCGAGCGCGTGTACGCCGCGGCTGTTGAGAGCCTCAATCCGAAGCCCGTTCTGCAATTCGGACGGACCGATTATGGCTCTTCGCTGCGCGATGCGGCAGCGCTGGTTTCACTTGCAGGCGAGGGCAGTGCGCCTCGTGCGACGCTGAATCTCGCTGTTCAGCGGGTCGAGGCAGCGCGTGGCCTGACGCCCTTCACATCGACGCAGGAGAACGCGTGGCTTGTGCTGGCATCTCGTGCTCTGGCCAAGGAAGCGAACGCCTTGTCGCTTTCGATCGACGGCCAGCAGGTGACGACGGCCCTGTATCGCAACTACCGCAGCACGGACCTTGCTGGAAAGACGATCACGTTGACCAACAACGGCGATGCGACCGTGCAGGCAGTGGTCTCGGTGACAGGTGCCCCGATCACACCAGAGCCCGCCGCTTCGAATGGATTCAAGCTCGAGCGCAACTACTTCACGCTCGATGGCAAGCCCGCCGATCCATCCAGGGCGAAACAGAACGATCGCTTTGCCGTGGTGCTCAAGGTCACTGAAGCAAGTCCACAATACGGTCAGATCATGGTGGTAGATTATCTGCCAGCCGGTTTCGAGATCGACAATCCAAAGCTGGTGTCGTCCGGTGATAGCGGTACGCTGAACTGGATCGAGGACGGAGCGCAACCGACGAATTCCGAGTTCCGTGATGATCGCTTCAGCGCATCTTTCGAACGGCACAGCAATGACAAGGCGGTATTTACCGTGGCTTACGTTGTTCGCGCGGTTTCGCCCGGTAAGTATGTGCTGCCGCAGGCCTATGTTGAGGATATGTACAATCCGTCGCGTTACGGCCGCACGGGAACCGGTACCGTTGAGGTTCGCGCAGCAAAATGA
- a CDS encoding pentapeptide MXKDX repeat protein (product_source=TIGR02953; cleavage_site_network=SignalP-noTM; tigrfam=TIGR02953; transmembrane_helix_parts=Inside_1_6,TMhelix_7_29,Outside_30_71) has translation MARTTRIALGLSAAAISLGLAFAPAAFAQDKMSKDGMKKEDGMTKDGMKKDAMKKDGMKHDGMMKKDEMKK, from the coding sequence ATGGCACGCACCACCCGTATCGCGCTGGGCCTCTCCGCGGCGGCTATCTCCCTCGGCCTTGCCTTCGCTCCGGCTGCATTCGCGCAGGACAAGATGTCAAAGGATGGCATGAAGAAAGAAGACGGCATGACAAAGGATGGCATGAAGAAGGATGCCATGAAAAAAGATGGAATGAAGCACGACGGGATGATGAAAAAGGACGAGATGAAAAAATAA
- a CDS encoding hypothetical protein (product_source=Hypo-rule applied; transmembrane_helix_parts=Inside_1_6,TMhelix_7_29,Outside_30_43,TMhelix_44_61,Inside_62_65), whose product MSISSPVLRDIALASCMACTLFWIYTFYRISKLPPDDGPPFEWVAELPLTAIFVFGWPRLLGNRS is encoded by the coding sequence ATGAGCATTTCCTCGCCCGTCTTGCGCGACATTGCTCTGGCGTCCTGCATGGCTTGCACACTGTTCTGGATCTATACGTTCTACCGGATTTCGAAGTTGCCGCCTGATGACGGCCCGCCTTTCGAGTGGGTCGCAGAATTGCCACTGACCGCGATCTTTGTCTTTGGTTGGCCGCGCCTATTGGGCAATCGAAGCTAG
- a CDS encoding CspA family cold shock protein (product_source=KO:K03704; cath_funfam=2.40.50.140; cog=COG1278; ko=KO:K03704; pfam=PF00313; smart=SM00357; superfamily=50249), whose amino-acid sequence MAIGTVKWFNATKGYGFIAPETGGKDVFVHISAVEKAGLSDLREGAKISYEIVQSRGRESAENLRVE is encoded by the coding sequence GTGGCAATAGGAACTGTGAAGTGGTTCAACGCGACAAAGGGGTATGGCTTTATCGCTCCGGAAACTGGCGGCAAGGACGTTTTCGTTCACATCTCGGCAGTGGAAAAGGCCGGTCTGTCTGATCTTCGCGAGGGGGCCAAGATCAGCTACGAAATCGTACAGAGCAGGGGCAGAGAGTCCGCCGAGAACTTGCGGGTCGAGTAA